The genomic window TAGAAATGAAAGGTTCATCTTCAAATTCGCTCAGAACTTCACCAACACTATCACGGCGATAAATGGGATTAAAAATATCTATAGAACCAAGCTCTTGTCTGAAGTTTCTGCCTTCATTGTAATAAACATCTCTCGACAGGTCAATACCGACTAGCAATTTGTGTTCGATATTGCCTGTTTTGAAATTTCCGAGAATATTGGTATCTAAATTGTATGCTTGTTGGGCAAATGCAGCGACAATTAAACCCCTTCTAAGAGTGCGATTATCATCTAAAAGTGCTGAGGGAAATAGAGAGTTTTGTCTCGCACTTAAGTAGGAAAAATTAAAGTTATTGCGGAACTGCCAATTTTCGTTAAACCGGTGTTCAAAATTATAGCCAATTCGCAGAGATTGACGATTATTTTTATCAATCTCATCAAAAGGTTCGCCAAGAAAACGATTACGAGGGATTTTACCGTTAGGATTAGGTAATACTGTACCCACAGCAGGTAAACCCCGGTCATTGGGTTGTTTTTGGTTTGAATACTCGGTTTCTAAAGTTAATTGGGTGTTCTTACCCATCAGCCAAGTTAAACTGGGGGCAATAAAGAAACTCTCTCTCTCAAAAAAATCAACAAATGTATCTGTTGTTGATGCAGATGCGTTTAACCGATATAGTAAAGTTTTTTCATTATTTAATGGACCTGTAAAATCTATAGAACCGCCATAGGTGTCAAAACTGCCAATAGTTCCTTCAAAGGAATAAGAAGGAATACTTTGAGGTTTTTTCGTGACAATATTAATTGTTCCTCCAGCACCACCTTGACCAAATAGAACCGAGGCTGGTCCCCGCAAAACTTCTATCTGCTCTATATTCTCGGTATTCACATTAGTTGTGATGTTAGTATCGTCTTTTAGTCCGTTGCGGATGATATTACGGTTACTAAAACCACGTATGGTAAAGCCTTCAAAAACAGAACGTTCCGAGCTATTAGATATTACACCTGGTGCATTTCGTAAAGCGTCGTTTAAACGCCTGACTTGTTGATCTTGCAGGACTTGTCGAGGAATTACCTGAATTGCTTGAGGTATATCACGCAGGGAAGTATCTGTTTTAGTTCCAGTAGAGGCGTTAGGTACTCGATAACTATTCCGTTCACCTGTGACAACCAATTCAATAGGTTCATCACTTTGGGCTGTTACTTGTTCTGGTGGTGTTTCGCTTCTCGTTTGTTCTGGTTGTTCTGGTGGCTGTGTCGTTACAGCTACAGGTGCAAGTGCAAAGATTAAACCTTCATCACTATCAAATAACTCTGCTGTTGGTAAACCCGCTTCACCTGTGACTGTTACCCGTACAGTATTAGCATCAGCTTGAGTAACAATCACAGATACAATCCCGCTTACTGGATTAGCAATGCTAAATTCTTTACCTTCCGGTAGTGCTAAGACTGCATTAGGGACATCTGCAATATAATTATTCTCTGCACTTTTAATCACAGGTCGCAGTGCATCTGGTTTAGCACTTTCTAAAGTCACTTCGATACCTTTATCTGTGGAAGTGACTTTTACACCTGTCACTTCCACAGATGCAACATCATTTTGTTGTGCCAGTAGTAACTTCGCCGTACTGATAGAATGATGTGATTTGGTTTCCGCAACAGCTGGTTGTAAAAGCAATGATACAAGTGCCAAGACAATCCCGGCTGAGATAATTTCTTTCGATGGTCGAGACTCCATACCCCTCACTCCACAAAGTCAAACTCAATATTGCAAGTAATTTGCAACTGTCTGTGGAAAGAGTTTATGTAATTTATCTGATGTAAGTCTACATAGTAGACGGAGAGTTTTAGACCATAGACGGAGAGTGTGATTAATTTTTGACATTAACCTGTAAGTAAGCAGCAAATATCTTGCAATAGGTTGTAATTCAAAGATATTAGGGGCGGGTTAAACAGTAATGGACTAGGCCCCGCCTTTGGCGCGTTAACTTTTCGCATCTACTAAATAATCAAATAAATCATCAATTACTTTGTGAGCAGCAAGAATATTTGAACCTCGCCAAAAGTGACGATTAACAACATATACTTGGTTCTGTTTTACGGCTTTGAGTTTATGCCAAAGAGGGTGATTTTGATTTCTTTTCAAAGCTTTTGCACCATCTTCATCCATCCAATGGCTAGTAAAAATTACATCTCCATCGGCATCTTCTTGCATGGTTTCTAAACCAAATGTAATGTATCCGCCTTTAGTGACAACTTCTTGGGCGGAAGGACGCTGTAAACCTGCATCTGCTAGAATCGTCCCTGCAAAGGAATTTTTCACATCACACCAGATATAACCTACCAATATATCGATGTAGGAAATCTGAAGATTTTTCAGGCGATCGCCCATTTTCAGTTTAAATTCTTCCAGCCGTTGGTGGTAATTCTGCATTAATAATTTGGCTTGATCTGTTTTATTTAAAACCTGGGCAACATCTTCTAAATGCTGTTTCCAAGAAGGTGTACCTTTCCATTCCAAGAGTACGGTTGGAGCAATCTGTGATAATGTATTATATTCTGTACGATGGTACTCTTTGCCAAGAATCAGATCGGGTTTAAGCAGCAAAATTTTTTCAACATCAGGTTCCCATCCCTCACCAACTACTTGAATATCCCTGGCTTGTTGGAGATAGGGAGGTAAATCAGCACTTGTTATACCAATCGGTTTCACACCTAAAGCTAGAACATTTGCCAAGGTAGTGTGAGCTAAAACAACGATACGTTGAGGATTTTGGGGAACACAGGTTTCTCCCATTTTGTGCTTCACTACATAACAGGGTGTAGGATTCAATTTGATAGTTTGTACTTTGCTATGTTCATGATTAATTACTATATGGCTACAAGCCACAATGACAATAGGTGTAAAAATAGGGAGAAATAGACATCTAAACACAGATTGTTTCCCAATTAAAGCCCAAATTTTATTTTTTATCATTAACCTCCAAGTCAATAAATATACAAAATGTAGGGTGCGTCAGTCCGAGAAAACCTAACTATAACAAGACATTATTCATACTGACGCACCCTAACACCATACATTACAGCAGATTTCAGGTAAATGAGATACAAAATTTAAGAATAAACCAGATACTAAGAGACTTTCAAGCCTGTTCCCTGTTCCCCCAACCCTGTTCCATGCTGTAAATGTGTGATTTTAATGTAAGTATTAGCGTCAAAAATTGATTTTGCGCTTTTGCCTAATTTCCATTTATCGCTCGGTTGCCAATCTGCTGCTAATTCAATACCATAATTGCGTTGGGGAGCGCGTAAAATTCTAAAATCACTGCCAAAGTCTTCAAATTGAACCGTAGTTCCTAAACTGGAATAACTATAAAATCCAGCGAGGGAAGCTTGGAAATTATTCCACTGTCCACGAATTCCTAATTCGTAGCTATCAACTTTTTGTGGTGCTGATAATTCCACATCTTCAGCAAAATTGAAACCCGCTTGGGGACGCTGTACTATGCGAGAAATATTAGGTAATGAAAATCCTTGAGCAAAATTAGCAAAGAAACTAATTGTTGGGGTGGCTTTGTAAACTACACCCGCATTAAATACCACATCATCTAAAGTTTTCTCCCCACCTCGATAAGATAGTGCAGTTTGTCCATCTACCCAATTATCAACAACTGACACATTAATATTTTCATAACGTACCCCACCACTCAGGAATACTTTTTCACTTGCTTCCCATTTTACTTGAGAAAATAAACCCAAGTTTTTGGTAGTAAAAGGAGCGATGCGAATTGATGAACCGATTTTTCTTGCTATTCTGCCATTGCTGTTGTCAAACTCTGCAACATCAAATAAATCGTAATCGCCTTTACTATCTTCACTGGAATAATCTGCGCCCCACAGTAAATTCAAGTTATTTGATAAAGCTGTATCTAACTGTAAACGTCCTCCAAATCGTTCTGCTTTCACTACCGAACGACCAATATCTAAAATGCTATCTGGATCAAATAAGCGGTTATCAAATAGGGTTGCGGCTGTTTTAGTTTGACGATAATATGCCTGTGCTTGTAGTTGACTATTCAAGATATTATTATGGGTGTAGTCGAATTGAATTACAGTTCCTCGGTTAAAAGGATCTGAGGAATTAACAAAATCAACTGGTCTATCTAGGAGGCGTGCTTTTTGAATTCCTGGGATTGCTCCTACAGTTAAATCATAATCTCCATATTGATTTTGATCATCATTAAAGTAATTAGCTGTAATTTGCAATCGCTGTTGTGAACCTAATTGAAATCCCAGCTTACCTAAAAAGTTAATCGAAGCACTTTCGGCTTCTGCATCACCAAATAATGGTATGCGATCGCCTTCTGCATCAAATGGTTTTCCAAAGCTATCACGGGTGAAAGAAGCGACAAAATCTACCCCTCCTTGCTTACCGGAAATACCGTAGTTTAAAAAGTTACCAAAACTACCAGATTTGAAATTACCAACGGATCGTACTCCAATTTCTGCACTGGAAACTACTCGGTCTTGAGTTGGTCGTCGGGTAATAATATTAATCACCCCACCCGCAGCACCATCACCATAAACAGCACTTAGACCGCGTACTACTTCTATCCGTTCAATAGCCTCAACATCAATGCGACGTAAATTAGCGACGGATGTATCATTATCAATATTAGAGCTAATCGGTACTCCATCTACTAATACTAGAGGTGGTCTTCCCCGCAAAGTCTGAGCAAAACTTTGTTGTGAGTCTGAACTAGCTCCTAAACCTGGAACTGAATTACTCAAAATACTTTGCAAATCTCGATTCACTTTAGTTTGCTGATCAAGTTGCTCACGGGTAATCACAGTTACAGAACGTGGTATATTTTGTAGTTCTTCTCCTGTGCGTGTAGCTGTCACTACCAATTCAATAGTTTCATCACTTTCGGCTGTTGGCTGTTCTGGTGGTGTTTCACTTGTCGGCTGTGATGGTGGCGGTGTTTGTGATACAGTGGGCGCAAACTCAAAAATTAACCCTTCATCACTGTCAAATAACTCTACTGTGGGTAAACCTGCTTCACCCGTTACCGTTAACCGCACAGTATTAGCATCAACTTGAGTAACAATCACAGATACAATCCCGCTTACTGGATTAGCAATGCTAAATTCTTTACCTTCCGGTAGTGCTAAGACTGCATTAGGGACATCTGCAATATAATTATTCTCTGCACTCTTAATGACAGGATGCAGTGCTTCTGGTTTAGCACTTTCTAAAGTCACTTCGATACCTTTATCTGTATTAGTGACTTTTACACCTGTTACTTCCACAGGTGCAACATCATTTTGTTGTGCCAGTAGTAACTTTACTGTACTGATAGAATGATGTGATTTAGTTTCCGCAACTGCTGGTTGTAAAAGTAATGATACCAGTGCCAACACAATCCCTGCTGAAATAACCTCTTTCGCTGGTCGAGACTCCATACCCCTCACTCCACAAAGTCAAGCTCAATACTGCAATTTATTTGCAACTGTCTGTGGAAAGAGTTTATGTAATTTACGAAGGGTAAGTCTACATAGTAGACGGAGAGTTTTAGACCATAGCGGGAGAGTGTGATTAATTTTTGACATGAACTTGCAAGTAAGCAGCAAATAGTCAAATAGGGGAGTAGGTTTAGGGGTTTGTTGGTTCTGTGATTATTAAACGGCT from Nostoc sp. UHCC 0870 includes these protein-coding regions:
- a CDS encoding TonB-dependent siderophore receptor, whose protein sequence is MESRPSKEIISAGIVLALVSLLLQPAVAETKSHHSISTAKLLLAQQNDVASVEVTGVKVTSTDKGIEVTLESAKPDALRPVIKSAENNYIADVPNAVLALPEGKEFSIANPVSGIVSVIVTQADANTVRVTVTGEAGLPTAELFDSDEGLIFALAPVAVTTQPPEQPEQTRSETPPEQVTAQSDEPIELVVTGERNSYRVPNASTGTKTDTSLRDIPQAIQVIPRQVLQDQQVRRLNDALRNAPGVISNSSERSVFEGFTIRGFSNRNIIRNGLKDDTNITTNVNTENIEQIEVLRGPASVLFGQGGAGGTINIVTKKPQSIPSYSFEGTIGSFDTYGGSIDFTGPLNNEKTLLYRLNASASTTDTFVDFFERESFFIAPSLTWLMGKNTQLTLETEYSNQKQPNDRGLPAVGTVLPNPNGKIPRNRFLGEPFDEIDKNNRQSLRIGYNFEHRFNENWQFRNNFNFSYLSARQNSLFPSALLDDNRTLRRGLIVAAFAQQAYNLDTNILGNFKTGNIEHKLLVGIDLSRDVYYNEGRNFRQELGSIDIFNPIYRRDSVGEVLSEFEDEPFISNGLGIYLQNQISFSENLKLVLGGRFDIVSQKIEDAQGETTSFQQDEAFSPRIGIVYQPSQAVSLYANYSRSFEQVTGTNFDNRLFEPEKGTQYEVGVKVDWTKNLSSSLALYQLTRSNVLTTDLRDPSGNTSIQTGEQRSRGFEVDITGEIAPGWKIIGGYAYTDAQITEDNDLPVGNRLSNVPEHAISLWSTYELQKGNLQGLGFGLGLFYVGEREGNLNNSFSLPGYLRTDAALFYRRNNFRAALNLQNLFDNEYFEAASGILRVSPGAPRTVKFTLGWQL
- a CDS encoding iron-siderophore ABC transporter substrate-binding protein — encoded protein: MIKNKIWALIGKQSVFRCLFLPIFTPIVIVACSHIVINHEHSKVQTIKLNPTPCYVVKHKMGETCVPQNPQRIVVLAHTTLANVLALGVKPIGITSADLPPYLQQARDIQVVGEGWEPDVEKILLLKPDLILGKEYHRTEYNTLSQIAPTVLLEWKGTPSWKQHLEDVAQVLNKTDQAKLLMQNYHQRLEEFKLKMGDRLKNLQISYIDILVGYIWCDVKNSFAGTILADAGLQRPSAQEVVTKGGYITFGLETMQEDADGDVIFTSHWMDEDGAKALKRNQNHPLWHKLKAVKQNQVYVVNRHFWRGSNILAAHKVIDDLFDYLVDAKS
- a CDS encoding TonB-dependent receptor domain-containing protein yields the protein MESRPAKEVISAGIVLALVSLLLQPAVAETKSHHSISTVKLLLAQQNDVAPVEVTGVKVTNTDKGIEVTLESAKPEALHPVIKSAENNYIADVPNAVLALPEGKEFSIANPVSGIVSVIVTQVDANTVRLTVTGEAGLPTVELFDSDEGLIFEFAPTVSQTPPPSQPTSETPPEQPTAESDETIELVVTATRTGEELQNIPRSVTVITREQLDQQTKVNRDLQSILSNSVPGLGASSDSQQSFAQTLRGRPPLVLVDGVPISSNIDNDTSVANLRRIDVEAIERIEVVRGLSAVYGDGAAGGVINIITRRPTQDRVVSSAEIGVRSVGNFKSGSFGNFLNYGISGKQGGVDFVASFTRDSFGKPFDAEGDRIPLFGDAEAESASINFLGKLGFQLGSQQRLQITANYFNDDQNQYGDYDLTVGAIPGIQKARLLDRPVDFVNSSDPFNRGTVIQFDYTHNNILNSQLQAQAYYRQTKTAATLFDNRLFDPDSILDIGRSVVKAERFGGRLQLDTALSNNLNLLWGADYSSEDSKGDYDLFDVAEFDNSNGRIARKIGSSIRIAPFTTKNLGLFSQVKWEASEKVFLSGGVRYENINVSVVDNWVDGQTALSYRGGEKTLDDVVFNAGVVYKATPTISFFANFAQGFSLPNISRIVQRPQAGFNFAEDVELSAPQKVDSYELGIRGQWNNFQASLAGFYSYSSLGTTVQFEDFGSDFRILRAPQRNYGIELAADWQPSDKWKLGKSAKSIFDANTYIKITHLQHGTGLGEQGTGLKVS